The Lycium barbarum isolate Lr01 chromosome 12, ASM1917538v2, whole genome shotgun sequence genome includes a region encoding these proteins:
- the LOC132621910 gene encoding uncharacterized protein LOC132621910, protein MGSPRAADCFDVHKASSQQRNPYKLEHKVTEKDNKLGVGKSFPGLGKEALNNADLYAAEKELYLGSKCQVDDKPNPWQFWMIMLKSGNMDTYAAICPKNGHKVGPSKPVGRFPCFGKKCMNQPLIYHNYTTLQGTTLKGSFYGTWDLSKGANTTTSFYSVTWQKELGKGSWIFHHVLRTSTKYPWLMLYLRSDATSGFSGGYHYQTRGMSKIVPESPNFKVRFTLNVIKGGGHNSQFYLMDMGSCWKNNGKPCDGDVTSDVTRYSEMILNPETPTWCNPDSPKLCPPYHTFPNGTRVHRNETSHFPYGAYHMYCAPGNGEHVEQPSVPCDPYSNPQPQEILQILPHPVWGEYGYPTKKGQGWIGDPITWELHVGRMSQSLYFYQDPGTAPAKRKWMSIDLGTEIYRDPNQVAEWTVTDFDILVPK, encoded by the exons ATGGGAAGCCCAAGAGCTGCTGATTGCTTTGATGTTCACAAAGCCTCTTCTCAACAACGAA ATCCATACAAGTTGGAACACAAAGTGACTGAGAAAGATAACAAGTTAGGAGTAGGAAAATCATTTCCTGGACTGGGGAAAGAGGCGCTTAACAACGCAGACCTTTATGCAGCAGAGAAGGAACTATATTTGGGATCAAAATGCCAAGTTGATGACAAGCCAAATCCATGGCAATTCTGGATGATCATGCTTAAGAGTGGTAACATGGATACTTATGCTGCTATATGCCCGAAAAACGGTCACAAAGTAGGTCCATCCAAACCTGTTGGCCGATTCCCATGTTTTGGCAAAAAATGCATGAATCAGCCATTGATTTACCACAATTACACAACTTTACAAGGGACTACCCTTAAAGGAAGCTTTTATGGAACATGGGATTTGAGCAAAGGTGCAAACACGACTACCTCTTTCTATTCTGTAACATGGCAGAAAGAACTAGGTAAAGGTAGCTGGATTTTTCACCATGTTTTAAGGACCTCAACAAAGTATCCTTGGTTGATGCTGTACTTAAGATCAGATGCAACATCTGGTTTTTCTGGTGGATATCATTATCAAACGAGGGGCATGTCAAAAATT GTACCAGAATCACCAaattttaaggtaagattcaccTTGAATGTGATTAAAGGTGGAGGTCATAATAGCCAATTCTATTTAATGGATATGGGGAGCTGTTGGAAGAACAATGGAAAGCCATGTGATGGGGATGTGACTTCAGATGTCACAAGGTACAGTGAGATGATATTGAATCCAGAAACACCAACCTGGTGCAATCCAGATAGCCCAAAATTGTGCCCTCCATATCACACATTCCCAAATGGAACAAGAGTTCATCGAAACGAGACGTCTCATTTCCCCTATGGGGCTTACCATATGTATTGTGCACCAGGGAATGGGGAACATGTTGAGCAGCCTAGTGTTCCATGTGATCCTTACAGTAATCCTCAACCTCAGGAGATTTTGCAGATTTTGCCACATCCTGTTTGGGGTGAATATGGTTATCCTACTAAGAAAGGACAAGGTTGGATTGGTGATCCAATAACATGGGAGCTTCATGTTGGAAGGATGTCACAATCCCTTTATTTTTACCAG GATCCAGGCACTGCACCAGCAAAGAGGAAGTGGATGTCAATTGACTTAGGAACTGAAATATATAGAGACCCTAATCAAGTGGCAGAGTGGACTGTCACTGATTTTGACATTCTTGTACCCAAGTAG